A window of the Hevea brasiliensis isolate MT/VB/25A 57/8 chromosome 6, ASM3005281v1, whole genome shotgun sequence genome harbors these coding sequences:
- the LOC110659816 gene encoding uncharacterized protein LOC110659816, producing the protein MLDENRLTGPNFSDWLRNLRIVLNLEWATKEEHDTLRKWHEDDMQAKCNMLASMTNQLQKQHEKMQTSSKILSRLQELFGENSRLARYEISKQLLRMKMHEGQDVREHVHTISGL; encoded by the exons ATGCTAGATGAAAATAGGCTCACGGGACCTAACTTCTCTGATTGGCTTaggaatttgagaattgttctcaaTCTTGAGT GGGCCACAAAAGAAGAACATGACACTTTGAGAAAGTGGCATGAAGATGACATGCAAGCCAAGTGCAACATGCTTGCTTCAATGACTAatcagttacaaaagcagcatgagaaaatGCAAACTTCTTCTAAAATACTGAGTCGCCTTCAAGAGTTATTTGGTGAAAATAGTAGGttggctagatatgagatatctaaacaattGTTaagaatgaaaatgcatgaaggccAGGATGTGAGAGAACATGTCCATACTATATCTGGCTTATAG